The following proteins are encoded in a genomic region of Cuculus canorus isolate bCucCan1 chromosome 21, bCucCan1.pri, whole genome shotgun sequence:
- the ANGPTL7 gene encoding angiopoietin-related protein 7 isoform X1: MPARSTAQLAWLCIVTVSVVIYPALLQKPPKRRAINGNAQSKAIGCCNEIKELKLQVANLSRMLQELSKKQESDWVNVVMQVMELEGNTKQMESRLIDAESKYSEMNNQIDIMQLQAAQTVTQTSAVDAVYDCSSLYQRNYRISGVYKLPPDEFLGSPDLEVFCDMETDGGGWTIIQRRKVGLTSFNRDWKQYRDGFGNIRGDFWLGNENIYRLSRRPTVLRVELEDWEGNLRYAQYKQFTLSNEINSYRLFVGNYTGNTGRDSLRYHNNTAFSTKDKDNDKCVDDCAQFRKGGYWYNCCTDSNLNGVYYRKGEHTKNMDGITWYGWHGSTYSLKRVEMKIRPEDFKP; the protein is encoded by the exons ATGCCAGCAAGATCCACGGCTCAGCTGGCGTGGCTCTGCATTGTCACTGTGTCTGTGGTGATCtatccagccctgctgcagaaGCCTCCCAAAAGGAGAGCAATCAACGGGAACGCACAGTCCAAGGCGATAGGCTGCTGCAATGAGATCAAGGAGCTCAAGTTGCAAGTAGCCAACCTGAGCAGaatgctgcaggagctgagcaaGAAGCAGGAAAGCGACTGGGTGAACGTGGTGATGCAGGTGATGGAGCTGGAAGGGAACACCAAGCAGATGGAGTCCCGTCTCATCGATGCTGAGAGCAAATACTCCGAAATGAACAACCAGATAGATATCATGCAACTCCAGGCAGCTCAGACGGTCACACAAACTTCAGCTG TAGATGCTGTCTATGACTGCTCCTCACTTTACCAGAGGAACTACCGGATTTCTGGTGTTTACAAGTTACCTCCTGATGAATTTTTGGGGAGTCCAGACCTGGAG gTGTTCTGTGACATGGAGACAGATGGAGGTGGCTGGACTATCATCCAAAGACGTAAAGTTGGTTTGACTTCTTTCAATAGGGACTGGAAACAGTACAGGGATGGATTTGGCAATATTCGAGGAGATTTTTGGctgggaaatgaaaatatctaCCGACTTTCCAGACGCCCCACTGTTCTGCGAGTGGAGTTGGAG GACTGGGAAGGTAACTTACGCTATGCACAATACAAGCAATTCACCCTAAGCAATGAAATTAATAGCTATCGTCTTTTTGTGGGGAACTACACTGGCAACACAGGGCGTGATTCCCTAAGGTACCACAACAACACGGCCTTCAGTACGAAGGATAAGGACAATGACAAGTGTGTGGATGACTGTGCCCAATTCCGTAAAG GTGGATATTGGTACAACTGCTGCACAGATTCTAATCTGAACGGGGTTTACTACCGCAAAGGAGAGCACACCAAGAACATGGATGGCATTACCTGGTACGGGTGGCACGGATCAACCTATTCACTGAAGAGGGTCGAGATGAAGATCCGGCCAGAAGATTTCAAACCATAG
- the ANGPTL7 gene encoding angiopoietin-related protein 7 isoform X2, producing MPARSTAQLAWLCIVTVSVVIYPALLQKPPKRRAINGNAQSKAIGCCNEIKELKLQVANLSRMLQELSKKQESDWVNVVMQVMELEGNTKQMESRLIDAESKYSEMNNQIDIMQLQAAQTVTQTSADAVYDCSSLYQRNYRISGVYKLPPDEFLGSPDLEVFCDMETDGGGWTIIQRRKVGLTSFNRDWKQYRDGFGNIRGDFWLGNENIYRLSRRPTVLRVELEDWEGNLRYAQYKQFTLSNEINSYRLFVGNYTGNTGRDSLRYHNNTAFSTKDKDNDKCVDDCAQFRKGGYWYNCCTDSNLNGVYYRKGEHTKNMDGITWYGWHGSTYSLKRVEMKIRPEDFKP from the exons ATGCCAGCAAGATCCACGGCTCAGCTGGCGTGGCTCTGCATTGTCACTGTGTCTGTGGTGATCtatccagccctgctgcagaaGCCTCCCAAAAGGAGAGCAATCAACGGGAACGCACAGTCCAAGGCGATAGGCTGCTGCAATGAGATCAAGGAGCTCAAGTTGCAAGTAGCCAACCTGAGCAGaatgctgcaggagctgagcaaGAAGCAGGAAAGCGACTGGGTGAACGTGGTGATGCAGGTGATGGAGCTGGAAGGGAACACCAAGCAGATGGAGTCCCGTCTCATCGATGCTGAGAGCAAATACTCCGAAATGAACAACCAGATAGATATCATGCAACTCCAGGCAGCTCAGACGGTCACACAAACTTCAGCTG ATGCTGTCTATGACTGCTCCTCACTTTACCAGAGGAACTACCGGATTTCTGGTGTTTACAAGTTACCTCCTGATGAATTTTTGGGGAGTCCAGACCTGGAG gTGTTCTGTGACATGGAGACAGATGGAGGTGGCTGGACTATCATCCAAAGACGTAAAGTTGGTTTGACTTCTTTCAATAGGGACTGGAAACAGTACAGGGATGGATTTGGCAATATTCGAGGAGATTTTTGGctgggaaatgaaaatatctaCCGACTTTCCAGACGCCCCACTGTTCTGCGAGTGGAGTTGGAG GACTGGGAAGGTAACTTACGCTATGCACAATACAAGCAATTCACCCTAAGCAATGAAATTAATAGCTATCGTCTTTTTGTGGGGAACTACACTGGCAACACAGGGCGTGATTCCCTAAGGTACCACAACAACACGGCCTTCAGTACGAAGGATAAGGACAATGACAAGTGTGTGGATGACTGTGCCCAATTCCGTAAAG GTGGATATTGGTACAACTGCTGCACAGATTCTAATCTGAACGGGGTTTACTACCGCAAAGGAGAGCACACCAAGAACATGGATGGCATTACCTGGTACGGGTGGCACGGATCAACCTATTCACTGAAGAGGGTCGAGATGAAGATCCGGCCAGAAGATTTCAAACCATAG